The DNA window AAGCTGGGGAGGCTGCGAATGCGGCCTCTCTTTTCCACCTTCATGGCCGCCGCGACTGCCGCCGCGGACAATTTCAATGCATGGCTTTTCGGTCCGGGCGAAGCAGACTTGCGGCCTGGTCGGCGATGATCTTGAGCGACGGCCAGCCATCGAGGTTCCGCTCGCCGATGCGCTGCTGAATAGCCGTCAGCATCCAGGCGGCCGCGAGAATGTGGTCGGTGTGCTTGTACACATTAAAGTGCTCGAAACACGCCACGATGCGCGGGCGCGCAGATCCGGGCTCAAGCGGAATCCCGGCGATGGTTGCTTGGGCCTCGGCGTAAGCGTCAGCAAGACGACGGCGGCCACCGTCACCGGCTTGCTTGATGAGACCCACGGTGAACAGCAGGGTTTCCATCAGATCGGCGGTTTCATCGTGCATCGATTTGGCTCATGCTGTGGGCCTTGAGGTTGGCGATGGATCATTTGTCAGTATGCCAGAACACGTGGAAATCCGGCACGTTTGACGAGTAATACGTGCAACCATCTACGCGGCACTTTAATACAAGGCTGCACGCGCAAAGTTCTGTCAGGCTATACGACAGCGAACGGTCCGATATCCCAAGCGCCAGCGCAAGATCCCGAAAGCTTTTTTCGCCTTTCGTGAGCCGGAGGAGGATTTCAAGCCGGTGCGGGTGGGCGAGGGCGCGTAGCAGGTTCGCCCGCTCGTCGGCCCACTGGTGATCGGCTGGTGTCAGTGCGCGCATGACTCAGCCTAAAGGGTCGGACATATAACAACGAAGCAGTTCATGGCGAGGCGGGTTGGAAGGCCGGGCGGGAAACCGTAGAGTGGGGTCATACGGTTTCCCTGGGCCAGGTGTTATCGAGGCACCCGGACGTTCAAAAGAGAACCCCGCCGAAGCGGGTTGGGAGCTAGGCCTTCCATGGGATGGACAGGTTAGCATCCGAAGGTTGAGAGTCAACGCTCATCCGGCAACGCGGCACTGTCAAAACAAAAAGGGCTTGGCTATTGTTATCAATGGAAGAGCCAGAGCCAAAATCCCGAAAATCGTCATCGTCACCAGCCGCATTCTTTGATAGCGACGCGTGCTGTCACCCGTCCAGTCGTACTTCATCACTCCCCCAGGGGCCTACCCAACACATTTGGCTTGCCGGAAACCATTCTGGAAAATCGGGACTTCAGCGGCAAGCCCTAAAATTTTATGGGTTGGCGAATAATCCGATGACTCCATCTGTGCACGATCACTGGCAAAACTGCATCTGGAGGTGTGGGCGTGTTCCGGCGTGGCATTGACCCCACCATCGGCTTCGAAGAGTAACGCCCTGTTGGCTCTGCAGATGAACAAGCTTTCAACGTGTTGACGCGCTCTGCTGGAGTCGGCCTTCCGCGCGGGAACGGGTCAAACTTTCGCGCCTAATCACATTGTATCGCGTTCGCCCGGGAAGGTACGGTGATGAAGGTGTTTTTCCTCGAAACAAAGAGAGGGTTTCACTTGGAACAGCCTCCGGCATTGAATGAAAACGCCAAGTTGGGGCGGTCTCTGTAGGCTCCAGAACCAGTCACGTTCCCGTGAGGTGACATCAAGTGCTCGATCTTGTCGCCGACGACTCCCAATCCTATCTCCTCCCCACAACCGTGAAGGAGCCACGAGATGAAGGAACTTATAGCTGAGTTTCTGCGCGACGCAGCGGTCGAAATCATCCCTCCGGAGGAGGCCGACAAAAGGGAAGGCACCCGTATCTGTCTATGCTGCCAGCGTGCGTGTGCACGGATGGATGACGACGGCTGCGGGATCTGCGATGAATGCCTGGCTGGCTGACGTCGCCGCCTTATATGTGCCTGATTATCCGCAGGTGGCTCCGACAACGCGCCTGGAGGTAGGATCGGTCTCAACGGTCACTCGGTCTCGTCTATAATCATGTGTAACGGGCTGGCCCGGGGCGATATGGCGCACAATTGTCGCTCCCGTTCGATGTTTAGCATCTTCGTCGGTCGGCTTGGAGTTCCCAATGAGTGTTCGGGCCGCCGCGGCATCGCACTGACCGCTTGGCATCCCGGGCGTGGTTACCGAGGAGCACGTCACCAAACCTGCAGCTGTGCTCAGCAATACCAAACCAAGCAGAACAACACGTGAATGCGCCACAAACGTTCTCCTTCCGACTGACAGATCCGGCAACCCTGTTGGCTGCGCCCAGTTTCCGTGGCCCGGGAAGCTATTCCAATACTTAGATTGTGCTCGATTTCGGGCTAAGGAAGCAAGACTGCTGTGGTTGCGGGCGCTTAGTTTAGCGGGGGGAAATGCCGTGGTCACCTTCATGAAAGCGTCACGTAAGAACATGACAACGACCGGTGTGACGAGGGGATAAATGGAAGGAACTGTCGTGAACCCAGCAACCGAGACAACTGCCGCGATCAATGCTGGCGGACGACAAGGGACCGCAAGCGAAGTCTTCCTCGCCTTCCTGAAACTCGGGCTCACGTCTTTTGGAGGCCCGATCGCGCACCTGGGATATTTCCGCGACGAGCTTGTCGTCCGTCGGAATTGGATCGACGAGGCCGGATATGCTGATCTCGTTGCTCTGTGTCAGTTCTTGCCGGGTCCGGCCTCCAGCCAGGTAGGGTTTGCTCTAGGACTTCTACGGGCAGGACCTCTTGGTGCGCTGGCCGCGTGGATGGCCTTCACGCTTCCCTCTGCCTTTCTGCTGGTTGCCTTTGCCATGACGGCCAGTGCGTTCAATGGGCCTCTTGGCGCAGGCTTACTCCATGGCCTCAAGATCGTCGCCGTCGCTGTCGTCGCACAGGCGTTCTGGGGTATGGCTCGTAGCCTGGCGCCGGACCGGCAACGAGCCGCCATCGCTCTGGCGGCGATGCTGACCGTGATCTTCGTTTCGAGCGCCATTGGGCAAGTCGCGGCGATTGGTCTTGGCGGCGTGCTCGGTCTGATGGTGTGCCGAAGCGGCAAAGCGGCGGGCGAAAGCGCGCTGTCGTTCAAAGTACCGCGGTGGATCGGCATAATCAGCCTCATTGCATTTTTTGCAATGCTTGTGCTTTTACCTCTTGCTGCGCCCTCGGGATTACCGGGCATCTCGCTGTTCGATGCTTTTTACCGTGCGGGCGCCCTTGTGTTCGGAGGTGGCCACGTGGTGCTGCCTTTGCTGCAGGCGGAAGTCGTCGATCCCGGCTGGGTTAGCAGCGATACCTTCCTGGCTGGCTATGGCATCACCCAGGCAATGCCGGGTCCGCTCTTCACATTTGCGGCCTATCTTGGCGCCGTTATGGGACCGGAGCCGAATGGCGCAGTCGGTGCTGCGATCGCGCTATTGGCGGTATTCCTTCCGGGTTTCTTGCTGCTGCTGGGGGCTCTCCCGTTCTGGGACGATTTCCGCCGGCGTCCGCTCGCGCAGGCGGCCATGCGCGGAGCGAATGCGGCTGTTGTCGGTATCCTGGCGGCCGCGCTCTACAGCCCGGTCTGGACGAGTGCAATCATACGGCCCTATGACTTCGCGCTGGCCGCGGTTGGCTTCCTGTTGCTCACTGTCTGGAAGGCGCCCCCCTGGATTGTTGTCATCACGATGGGCGTCGGCGGGGTAGGGCTGTTATTCGTCTAAGGGAAGGTCCGACCTGATCCTGCTGTGATGTGCTTGGAGGCCTCACCGTCTCGGTCGCCCGTTGCCGGCCAGCAAGGGATGCTCGATGGCCGTGCTGAGTGATGGCTGCACCTAGAGCCCTTGCCGAGGCCGACGGATTGGGCATCGGCAGCCTCACGAGGGCTTGAGAAGCGACTTGCGATAATCTGCGACAGGAAGGCCGCCGACGCCCCAGTCCTCCATCAAAACCTCGTCAATGACCACAAAGGTCGTGGCCGGGCTCTTGTTCAGAACACGCACAAGCAGATCGGTCACCCCGCTGATGAGTTCCGCTTTCTGCTCGGGCGTCGCACCTTCATTTGTTATCTTGATGTTCACATAGGGCATTTCGACGACCTCCCTTTATCGTTGCGGCTCAATGATGTTGAAGATCTTGGCGATGATCCGCCAAGTCCCATCGACGCGCACGAGCGTCAGGAAATCGACGAAGTCCCGGGTTCCAATCGTGCACCGCACCCGGGCGAGTGCAATGTTGTCGGTTCCAATGTCGATGGCTTCAATCTGATCGTGGCGGGCTTCGTTGCGCGAAGCGCCGGATTGCCTGGCTGCGACGATCGGAAAATACTCCGCCATCGTGCGATGAAGAAAGGGGGTCTCGTCAGGCGTCGCGTAGACGGCTGCCGGGTGAAAGACGCTTTGGAGCCGATCGACGTCGCAAAAATAGAGAGCGTCGAAATAGTTACCTAGTGTTTCGCGGATCTCTTCAAGGGGAGTGCTCATTGCGCGGCCTCCAGCTGAAGCAGGCCTTCGGCAATGAGTGCCGCGCGGACAACGGGACGCTGGGCGACGCGCGCGACATAGGCTGCAACCTTTGGCCATCGTGCGAGATCGAACCCGATAAAGCCGGTCCAGTTGAGGACGACGAACAGATAGGCATCCGCCACGGTAAAGGTTTGACCGAGAACGAACCGCCTTCCGTCTGACAACCCGCGCTCCACATCATCGATCCGGCGGGCAAGGTTGGTCTCCGCGCGGAACTGTTCCCCTTCCACGAAGGCCCGTCCGCTGAACCAGGGGCCGAACGCCTTGTGCAGTTCCGAGGACGTGAAGTTCAGCCACTCCTGCAGGCGGCTACGTTCGAGCGTCCCGGCGGACGGGGCAAGACCGGATTGCGGCCGCAGATCGGCCAGGTACTGAAGGATCGCCGGGTTTTCGGTCAGCACGATACCTGGTTCGATCTGCAGCGCCGGAACATAGCCCTTCGGGTTGATCGTGCAGTAGTCGGCCCCATTGATCGTCTTGCCCGCTTTCGTATCGACTTCGACACTTTCGAACGGCAGATCGAGTTCCATGAGCACGATGCGGATCGACAGCGAGCAGGCGCCCGGCTTGAAATAAAGTAGCATTGATAAACCTCGTTTAGGTGGTCGACGCCGCGAACCTACGGATAGGCGTTACCATTGCCAACTTGGTTTCTATCAGTTACTTCATATTCAAGTTTCCCTGCGGTAACTGGTGATTCAAATGAGCCTCAAGATCCGGAAAAACAGAAGCGCTGCGCTACCCGAGCCGTGTGTGTTGACCGAGTGCATGGCGGTGATTGCCGGCGCTTGGGCGCCAAATGTGATTTGGCATCTGCGCGCCGGGCCACGCCGCTTCAGCGAACTTCGTCTTGATATACCGCCGGTATCCGCAAAGGTGCTTTCGCAGCGTCTGAAGGAACTGGAAGCGCGCGGCGTTATAAACCGCACCATTCAACCGACCACGCCTCCATCTGTTGAGTATGAGTTGACGGCTCTCGGTGAAGAATTGGTGCCAGCCCTCAGCGCCATCGTCGAGGTGGGGCACAAACTAAAGATAGGGACAGCCGGGCTTGCAGTTCCGTAAGAGGCCGTGAACTGAGAGAACCACTGTCACCCGGTAAGCCAGGATGCTGCTTCCCTAGGGATGGCACACCGGCGTTAGAGGCTCAGCGCGTCCAAGGCGGCGGTCGAAACCTGGCGCACAAGCCCGCGCATGCCCCTGCGCGGCGAGGGCGTACGCGCGGATGTGATTTCACCATATTTACAAGGCATGGATCTTCGCAGTTTCCACAGGCCGGCCCGACTGGACGGAGATTACTCAGTCGCGGCGTCTGCATGGGGCTTTGGAAAGACCGTTCGGGCTGATTGAACCTTCCCTCTAAAATTGGGGCGGATAATGACGGTCAGTGAAAGCGCGTTCGCCGCAGGCCGTCGGCTAATTATCGGGTATGTTCAAGTCCCCAGAGCCTTTCCAGTAGTGATCGATGATGTGCCTACAGTTCCTGACGACGCGTTCGCCGATTTCGGGATCGCCGCCTTCGAGGGTATCAGGATTGCCGCCGCTCAGGCGCACGAAGGTCACCTGCTGGACGGTGAAGGTGAAGTAGTCGGAGCTCGTAGGCTCGAATTCCAGCCCGGCTTCGCGAAACTTGTCGGCCACTTCGGCGGCCGCATCCTCTATGGCTTTGAACACCTTTTCGAGCATCGTGCGCTCGGCCGCTTCTCTGATCGCGAGGGATTGCCGCTGTTCCGGTGTTGGAACGGAGCAAGTCTTGGTCATACGTGTCTCCATATCGGTCGCTCTTGGCGGCTTCGGCGTTTGCCCTACCTTCAATCTAGAAAAAGGGAGGAAGCAATGGTGGTTCAGAAATTCAGCCTGTCCGACGTCGAACTGGTCAAGTCACCAGGACAGGATGCCGATATCTATGTCGGAAATCTGGTCGACGAACAGCATGGCGGCCCGGTCACCATCGGATACGGACGCTACGCGCCCGGCCAGTCGCTCACCGAGACGATGGCCGTACACGACACGATGATCGTCCTTGAAGGTCGTCTGTCCGTTTCGACGGGCAATGGCACCGTGACGGCTGGACCGGGCGACATTGTCTATATGCCAAAGGGCGAATCCGTGACGATCACCACGGAAGGCGAGGGCGCGTTGACGGCCTACGTGACCTATCCGCATTGGGCTGAGGCGCACGAAGGATGATAGAGATGACCGCCTCACCAAAAGGCTGGGCGACATTCGCCTGGCAGTCCGACTACGGCCAATTCTACCTTGTGGACCGAGAGGACGAGGCTTTCGAGCCCCCCACGGAGATCACGCCCGAGATGGAGGCGAGATGCCTTTTCGTGATGCCATCAGGTATCACAATATATACGCAGTCCTGCCTGCAGCAGCATATCCGGATCGCTATCTACGACCACGAGCCGACGCACCCACTGACTGAGCCGATGAGCGACAAGCCTTGGACCCATACAGAGACGGTCGAGGTTCGATTTCCCTCGAAGAGCTTCGCGATCTCCAGCCCGTCGATGCCCGACCCTCTGCCGAACGGACCGATCTTCCTGGTCGACAGTGCCCTTTGCAGTCTGCGGATCAGCTGGATGGAGTTCGAAGGCGCCAGGGACGACAGCGTTCCGATCGAGCCAGATGTCATTGACATCGCGATTTGGCCGGGTCACCCGCCAGAAACCTGACGTCTCATGCAAAATTCCCTCAACAGCCTCATTTTCGCAAGGGCTACGCATGGCTCGGCGTGGCGGCTATCGAAAAGCAAAGGTAGCCGTGGCCCGAAAGCTGGCCGTGATCCTTCACGCAATGAGAAATCCGGTGAACCCTTCCGTTGGTCATCGCAAGAGCCGAGCGAACTAGCATGATTAGAATGATGTTCATGATAAGCTGAGATCAGCGAGATCGTCCGGTCAGGACGGTGGCGCAATCAAGCCCGATCCCGGAATGCGAATGCCGGCTCATGCAGGTAATCGCGAACACCACATTGGTCGACTGAGCCTATCCAACGCCACGATGACGCGACCAAGGTGTCGACCTCGAAGAGAACCATGAGCCTGACCTGTGACGACCTATGCGAGCCAGTTGACAACCGCGATTAGACGACGCGATGGGACACGATCTTCGTTTCTCCGAGTTCCCTGAGTGCAAGCAGCCAGATGGCCACGTCGTAGAAGGCGTTTGGTTCAATCGCGATATCCGCATCGAACCAGACGTCGAGGCGGGCGGCGAGCGAGAGAAAGCCTGCAGTCTCGATCCTCCTCTTCAACGGCTTGCCGATCGCCTCTCGACTGGAGCGCGCCCTGCCTCCGGCATGGATCGCGCCGGACAGCAAACGTTCAGTCTCATCCAAAATGTCAGACAGGCGGCTGACGGACGGGGGCGTTGCCGTAGCCGCGGCCTTGTCGAGGGAATCGAGGTCCGGAACGATGAAACGATCAGCCGAGAGCGACCAAGGTTCGCAGATCAAAAAGCCACCCTGCATCCGCACCGGCCCGGCGACCCGATGGATAGCGCCCCAGCGGCCATCGAGTGCCGCGGCAAGAGTTGCGGTTGCGGCCGGCGCACCAGAATCGAATTCCCGTTCGAGATAAAGCGTGCCGCCATCATCAGTAAGTTCGACGGCGCCCTCCCATGACTGGGTGCCGGCCGACCAGGTCTGGCCAAGCACCGCCTCGATCTTGAACACATGCACGTCGTCGACGCGTTTGCGCGGCCGCACCAGCGAGATCGGCCGCTCGGTGAAGTCCCCGGCGATCGTCTCGACACGTCGTGCGGCAACCGGGGGCGGGAAGGAAAAATTGCCGTCGCGCGGCATCACCTGGGTCTTTCCGCCGGCGCCGCTGCCGAGCGCCAGAAGTCCGTCGGCCCGCCGGCGTGCGACGCTGGTGAGAATTTGTCCCCGTCCAACCGCCTGG is part of the Sinorhizobium sp. RAC02 genome and encodes:
- the chrA gene encoding chromate efflux transporter, whose product is MEGTVVNPATETTAAINAGGRQGTASEVFLAFLKLGLTSFGGPIAHLGYFRDELVVRRNWIDEAGYADLVALCQFLPGPASSQVGFALGLLRAGPLGALAAWMAFTLPSAFLLVAFAMTASAFNGPLGAGLLHGLKIVAVAVVAQAFWGMARSLAPDRQRAAIALAAMLTVIFVSSAIGQVAAIGLGGVLGLMVCRSGKAAGESALSFKVPRWIGIISLIAFFAMLVLLPLAAPSGLPGISLFDAFYRAGALVFGGGHVVLPLLQAEVVDPGWVSSDTFLAGYGITQAMPGPLFTFAAYLGAVMGPEPNGAVGAAIALLAVFLPGFLLLLGALPFWDDFRRRPLAQAAMRGANAAVVGILAAALYSPVWTSAIIRPYDFALAAVGFLLLTVWKAPPWIVVITMGVGGVGLLFV
- a CDS encoding ArsR family transcriptional regulator; amino-acid sequence: MRALTPADHQWADERANLLRALAHPHRLEILLRLTKGEKSFRDLALALGISDRSLSYSLTELCACSLVLKCRVDGCTYYSSNVPDFHVFWHTDK
- a CDS encoding I78 family peptidase inhibitor, which gives rise to MFLRDAFMKVTTAFPPAKLSARNHSSLASLARNRAQSKYWNSFPGHGNWAQPTGLPDLSVGRRTFVAHSRVVLLGLVLLSTAAGLVTCSSVTTPGMPSGQCDAAAARTLIGNSKPTDEDAKHRTGATIVRHIAPGQPVTHDYRRDRVTVETDPTSRRVVGATCG
- a CDS encoding nuclear transport factor 2 family protein, with translation MSTPLEEIRETLGNYFDALYFCDVDRLQSVFHPAAVYATPDETPFLHRTMAEYFPIVAARQSGASRNEARHDQIEAIDIGTDNIALARVRCTIGTRDFVDFLTLVRVDGTWRIIAKIFNIIEPQR
- a CDS encoding cupin domain-containing protein, yielding MVVQKFSLSDVELVKSPGQDADIYVGNLVDEQHGGPVTIGYGRYAPGQSLTETMAVHDTMIVLEGRLSVSTGNGTVTAGPGDIVYMPKGESVTITTEGEGALTAYVTYPHWAEAHEG
- a CDS encoding helix-turn-helix domain-containing protein — translated: MQMSLKIRKNRSAALPEPCVLTECMAVIAGAWAPNVIWHLRAGPRRFSELRLDIPPVSAKVLSQRLKELEARGVINRTIQPTTPPSVEYELTALGEELVPALSAIVEVGHKLKIGTAGLAVP
- a CDS encoding 4-oxalocrotonate tautomerase family protein; this translates as MPYVNIKITNEGATPEQKAELISGVTDLLVRVLNKSPATTFVVIDEVLMEDWGVGGLPVADYRKSLLKPS
- a CDS encoding glutathione binding-like protein → MLLYFKPGACSLSIRIVLMELDLPFESVEVDTKAGKTINGADYCTINPKGYVPALQIEPGIVLTENPAILQYLADLRPQSGLAPSAGTLERSRLQEWLNFTSSELHKAFGPWFSGRAFVEGEQFRAETNLARRIDDVERGLSDGRRFVLGQTFTVADAYLFVVLNWTGFIGFDLARWPKVAAYVARVAQRPVVRAALIAEGLLQLEAAQ